The Rhodamnia argentea isolate NSW1041297 chromosome 10, ASM2092103v1, whole genome shotgun sequence sequence ccccccaaaCTTTAAGtcatgtctcaattctatcataattttttttttcgttctatGAGAAACCCTACCCTAATTTTAAGTCTCATCCCAATTTTCTTGCTCAGTcccaattttactctaaaatttttaagatctcaccaaaaataaaaaacttttacttgagttacAAATCCGCCTCCGTTAACTCTTTATCGAGAATTTCTTGTTAACagatgaaaaataataaaaaaaaatcccaagtaAGAGCTATTTGAGGGTTCTAAGCGCGATCTCTTCGACCGCAAGAAGTGAAACATTTCCAAGCATGAGGGATCAAAGACCGGGAGGTGATCTTGACAAAGGATTGATGGGggcagatttaggacttaagTGGAAGTTGGCGATTTTTATAACATacaaaaattagagtaaaatcaAAACTAGACCTAAATATGTgaattttttacgagacaaaaaaaattaggatataacGAGTACTTAACCTATAATTGAGGATGTTCtgtgagataaaaaaataattatggtagaattgagaatgcaccaaaagttaattttttttatgagataaaaagtaaaattgagaCAAGAGCTgcagttgggatttttttgggtatcgGATCGAAAAATAAGATAGAGACTCAACAGTTCATTTGTTAAggaaagtaaatgacgaaaatgcctttaGTCAGaatcttatttgagaaaacgagggcATTTTGAACTCTTGTTTGTAATTTTCTCTAAAACTTGGGTTCCCGAGAGagttgaccttttttttttttttttggtcttttgttttttgtgctGATGGAATTTTCGAGAGGAAAGTGATTGACTCAAACCGGCAAGGTGAAGCCAACGTCCCAAGTACAAAAATATGTGCACGAGCCGACCGGTCCCTGATTCCAACATTCGATCTTGCCGAGAGCAAGAGGAGACCTGCTGCTCCATTTCGATCCGAGGATGCAGTCCCGCGCAccttcaaaagaaaagtttgattTGACCATGCACCAATAATTTAATCTATTGACCAACGCGCATTATTTGATCTCGCACACAAGTCCCCTCtctccccaattttttttttctaaatctttttgttACTTTTCCCCGTGATCGTATTTATACCcgttattgttattgttgttattattatgacGAGCGAGGTGAAGATATCGATCACAACGGTCGATAATGAACGAGGACAATTTCCTTGTGAGTGCATGGATGATAAGAAGTACGTAGTTTTCGTAGATTATCGAGTTTGCGCTGCGACTGGAGACCTCCCCCTTGCTTCGAAGCTCtcaatttttatatatatatatagcattgTTGCTAATTGGAGAATTAACGTATTTAATGCTTACTTAAGTTTGGCTGCTACGTGACGGAGACCGATCATTGCACTGCAATGCCGGCTTCATTATTTGATTAATgagcaattttattttatttcctcgAAGCAGTCGGCATTGGACAGACTTTATATTTCCCCTTCCCTGTTTTTATGTTTTGGTAATTCTTGGCATGTTTTCAACATGGGGATTTCAAATCTTACGTATACCCTGTTGCTTTGCTTCGTTGATTATCTCCGAGGATAATCTTTTACGATATCATTTATAAAACGACGGATATGAATACATCTCTTTTGTCGCCTTCGACGAACTGTTGTACAAATGGTAGAGAAAGTTGTCAAAAAGTCCTGAACCGATTGCATTTTGTCAAGTCGGTCCTAagctttttaaatttgtcaattcagtccattagaCTTACTTTGGCCGGCAGGTGTTGGAGAGGGCAAGGTCGGTCTCTCCCAACCACGACGAGGctcggaagaaaggaaagaaagaaaagagaaaagggaaaaaataaaaataatttgatcggctatgattgaattgacacaaatacaaaaagatttagaaccgaattggtacaaatgtaaaaatgCTTAGGACTGAactggcacaaaaaaaaaaatgcttatgaccgaattatcacaaatgcaaaaagggttacgaatgaattgacaaaaaatataataagtttaggaattttcgACAGTTTTCCCCAAAACGATACGTGCACCTCTCGTCCATTAGATTGAGAAAAATATCACTACGTCACTTATAGATTTCGAAATTAATCGTTGCATTACTCAAGAACCGCACCCAATTGAGAATCTAACAGTTCCTCCCTCCCTCGTACTTCCCGCATGAGATTAGATTCCTTGCCATGCGCACGGAAGCTCCTCCATCGAAAAGCGATGCCGTTTTCGATGGTTATCAAGGAGGCGAGTGAAAATCAGCAAACGCCATAGGAGGCCAAATTGTCCCCGGTGCCCATCTGATTTACCAAAGCTAATTTTCTGCGATTCGTCTCTTGGAAGAACGGAGAGGCAACAAAAAAAGGgacgtggtggtggtggtcaaaACTAATCATGGGCATTGATTAGGGCAAAGGCTAATGTAATCACGCTATTAGTAATTTAATCTCATAATTAGGCCCTAATCAAATCTCCCTCCGTGATATTTTAACTCTCGGTGCGTAATGGTATATAGCCGACAGTATACTTTCATTTGCGTAACGAGGACCCCAGAACagaaaaggggcaaaaaaagaagactCGACAATCTCACGCGCATTTTTAGCAAAATCGGCAATCCTTGTCCACAGCGCCTCGCATGATGATGTCCGGATCGTATTTTCTTTCCTCAGGACTAATTTCGTCGAATTTCATAACCATTTTCTATCGTAACCACAAAATTCGAGAATTTCCGGGAGATATTTTCGATTCACGTATCATGGGGGTGGCAAAGCGTTTAATTCCGACAATCGAAATTCGAGGTGTTCCGGTCCGCGTGGCGTAGCTACCATCGCCGACGAACGATTGAGGTATTTTACCGTATTATCGTTTAATTATTGAGTGTTGCCTTTAGCATGTTACGAATTTCATGGATAAATTACCTTTTATTTGGGTAAATTACAAGGCGTAAGGTGAAATTATTACGCGCAATTAACCATACTGTAATTTTCAGGTAAATTGCAATGAAATGAAAAACACTCtatggctaaaaaaaaaaagttgtttaaagggggaaaaaaactcATTAGGCTGTAGAAGTACTCGTTTTTGGTATATGGACATATAAGGATGcctttatttctcgaaaaataatgatttgaaaagtatctttttaaaaataattgcttatatcatctaatctaattaattgatgaaaaatattttcatcgtccgcAAAAATgcttagatataaattgttatcgataatagTAAATCATCGACTTATTATTTTTAAcgatataaatgattatttaatatatatattcaatcaCTTATGTTTCTCGAAATAAATGGAACCTAGAAATGAACTGAGCCGACATCACTGCCGTTCGAGAATTATTATTCACGGTCCTTGTCGTCTTTCAATATGTTTGGAAAAGAAGAATTAACGCTTCAACCTCAGAAGATTTTGAGTTTTGGCTAGTTCCCTCCACATGGACAGGACACCATATTGTACAGGCAAAGACTTGGGCTCCACTCGGAGCTTCTCTgaccttccctctctctctctctctaaaaagtCCGTGTTCCTGCTGCACAGCAGAGAGAGGACAAATGCCTTCTCTTGAAAATGCCGAACGGGGTGGGGCAGTCCCCTTCCACCTAcaccaaaagcaaaagagacCAAGGAAAACAAAGGAGAAGCTATGTATAAACAGAGATAGACCAGTAAAGATAGTGCGGTAAATATAAAGTCCTTCTCCTTGGCGTAATTCTTGATATTTGGCATAGCTTGTTTGCTTTTGCCTAACCCTTCATTGTCCACTTGATGATGAGGCAATGATGTGGTGCACCCAACTTCCAATATCCATGCGAGACGCCACcacagagaggagagaagagagagaagagagacatAGACAGAGAGCTTTGGCCGGTTCTGATCATTAAGCCCGATTGGGCATTCTGCGATTCAAGTGGGGCTCAAGGATTTGAGTTacctttggggaaaaaaaattttgcaagctTGATGCTTCTTTTGGCGATACAGGGCTAGGAGAGGAGGAAAGAGCACGTACTGAGAAAAAGGGCCGAAGTTTTTCTTACCTCATTAATGATTCTCTCACAGGTTTGCAAGCCACAACAACAGCTGGTTTTTTGGGTACAGCTAGTTGTTTTGGAATGATTATCTCCAACTTTATCTTCTCCAAAAGAGGTGTGCTCTTGATGACCTTTCGGGCTCCTCAGGGCATGGACTCAGAAATTTAGAACAGAACGAGAAATTACACACcaggaggagatcaagaaaaGGCAAGAACCTGCTGCTTTGTTTGCTGCTATAGCGTATTAGCTAGAGCGTGGAAGACGTCGGGTTGTTTCTCAAGAATCCCAAAGCATTGAAATCTTGTCCGGGTCAAGCCGCGGAGTTTTCTGGGTCATGTTATCTATCGGTTGAGCTCTGGCTATCGATGAGTTTGTCACCTTTAGTTGGGTTTGTTCTTAGGCTATCAGGTCTCTTTGTCGAAGGCCTATGGTAAAGATGCATCCTAATGGCAAGCTTGCCGGATCTAACGGCAAGCTGCAAGCGAGTTTCAACTTGAATAAAGTGAACGAGCCCATCAAAGGTCCCAATTGTATGGAAATATGGAGGAGAAAGctcatcttcttttttgttctgcTTATGGTCGCCTCTGGGGTTGTTTGGTTTTTCTTGGCTATCGGTGAGAGTTCTTTGGTGGGGAAGGCGAAGTCCCCTGAACTGAGGGAGGAAAAAGCTCGAATCTTTGTCCAGCATTTCAATGTCAGCAAGAACCAACTCCATTCTTTAGCTTCTCTGCTCGGCGACTCCAAACAGGTGATGTTTTGCTCTGTCCTCGTTCTTAAGATTTTCAGTATCCCTGCTTTCGCCGCATCTCAGTATTGTGGCCATTTTTTGCAATCGTTGTTGAAATCTCTTCTCCTTTGCGTGGAGGAAAGGTTTAATATTACGAAGGACACAGTAGTAGGACTTCTTTGtttgttgaaatttttgtttcatcCGGCGCGTACTTTTCAAACTTGATTGATGCGGAGATGATATCAAGTAGTAAGAGTTGTAGGAtgaaaatcttgtctctttAATTGTTTTGGACTTTTAAGTTCGTTGAGTCGAAGCTGGTTTTTGCCCCAGCTGTCTTCTGATAATCTGCACCTCGACTCAGCTGGAATTTCATAGAACATCCCTGTTTTATTACTTTGTCGGAAGGAAATTCATTGGATTTTGGGAAGAATTCTGAGGAAGGGCACGAGAGGAACCAACCCATGTAGCTTAGCTTTAGTGTTCGTGGTACCACCAGAAACGTTGCTACCTGCAAAAATCTGTATTTTTCTGGAGATTTTGTTTTggatgttcatgttcctcattTAGTGAATGAAGGATAGAAAGGCTTAGGATGTGGCTGAGAAATGCTAGCCCTCAGTTGCATCAGCGTTTTTTTTGCCTCTGTTCACCTCCTATGATAGTGGACTGTGTCCTGGTTGCTGTGGGCCTTTTGCATCGTTATTTGTGTTCACTGCGTTTCACTAAGAGGAAACGGTGAAAATCGGATTCTTCATCTTTGAAATGGCTTTGACTGAAGTACTCTGTTTGGTTTATCTATTTCAGGTAGCATATGTTCAATGTTCCAAATTACTCAAAGAAACGGGAAAGGAGATGACATTCATAAATGGTTGTGCCTGCTCTTTAAAAGTCGTTTGCTCAGAATATCTGCATCTTCTGAAGCAGCAAGTATTGGATGGGGAAGATGCTGAACTTGAGGACCACTGCCCAGTTCAACCTGAGAACCTCTCTTGGGAGGATCACCTGTCAATGCTACAGGAAAAATCAATTGCAACTGCTTCGCTATCGGAAATTTCATTCCGATCAGTCGATAATCCTAATGTTCTAGAGGTACAGTGCGCCAAGTAGCAATCGACTATGTGTAGAAGTGACTAGATATGAAGATGGagttgtatatatatatacacacttGTCTTCTGTAGTTTCTGTCATATTTTTGTACATGTAATGCTTATATCTCTGATATTCTTGTCATTTTTGGTAGCTAGGAGTTCCACCTGAGATAGCATCCTTCTGTAGTGACTATAAGAAGCTATAAGGATATCTGATGGATAGATTAGGCAACTCTAGTGGAAAGAAACGGTAACCCCCACAGAAGCATCCCCTTTTTATCTGCTTGCCATGCTATCATTTCCTTTGTTGAATGTTAGCATTTTGTAGAGATCATCTGTGTATTAGACATTTCATTATCTGCATAGTTCTGCATCACTCTCCTGCCTTTACTTGATATGACATATCAGTTAAAATACATTGCTTGTTGAAGCATGTCTTCTGATGTTACCTTAAAAACTAACCTCTTGTTTTACCGAATTTCTAAGTAATTAACTACAATATATCATTTTTACAGTTAAAAGCCTTCTTTCCTTTGTTCATGGCCAGGACATATCACAGGCAAGGCACAAGGGAAATCATGCAGGAGATAGTTGCAGGACTAGGTCCTTTGGTTTAGTAAAAGGATGCTGGTGGGTCATTGTTGTGATGATGCTGATGTGCAAGATGTGTGGTTTTTCTTTGAGGGTTTGGAGGGACCAAACGCAGAAAACAGTTAAGCCAATGCCAGTGAGTCAGCTGCTGCTTCAGCAGAGGCAGCAACAGCAAAACCATAGTTCCTCCAAAAGTGCTGGGAGGTGGCGGAAGAAACTTTTGATTGTGTTTGTCCTACTTGGAGTAATAACGTCCTTTTGGTTGTTTTGGCATTTGTATGCAAAAAACATTTTGAGGAGAGAAGAGACCCTGGCCAACATGTGTGATGAGCGAGCCAGGATGCTGCAAGATCAGTTTAATGTCAGCATGAACCATGTTCATGCCTTGGCTATTCTCGTTTCCACGTTTCACCATGGAAAACAACCTTCAGCTATAGATCAGGTGACATTTCTCTATACCCCTTCTTAATTGATGTTCGTGCTAAATTTTTATGGCTTCAGGGGTTCTATCTTGACagtgaaatgttcatgtcttgCTTCATGAACTCTTGGATCACCACATAGATCAGGCGACAGTTAGACTAGGTTATTTTCAAATGTTGAAACTATGAAGTTTGCTGGAATTTGTTccccatgttagcgatttcagGGTGGATTAAAAATTAACTGACATCCAAGCATTTTAAGGTGTTAGATAACAGGGAGTAGATTTCGCTCGAAAATTTTGACTGCGAACTAAATTGAGCCTAAGAACAATGGCTATATAGCTGCCACTTGTGGTGAATGGTTCTGCAAAGAACAATCATGACTGATCAAGGTGGTGATAGTTATATGTGAGTACATATTTGGTGGTCTCAATTAAGCAATAAATTGAGAATAAAATAGAAGAACAATAATGGGGTGTCGAGCTGTACTGGTTACTGATCTTGAGATTCTGCCCCTTAATATAAGTCAGTATTGGATGGGCCATAAGCTATGGTAGATGGGAGTTTGTTATCAGCAGCCCCAATCATGTTTACATGCATATGTACAATATTGAGAATAAGGTATTCgatattttttgttccttttttagaCTAGCGTCTTTCTGTTGAGTagaaaaacatattttcagCCTTCAGGAGAGTGTAGAGAAAAGCTTGTGCGCTGTTAATTTCTACAACATTTATTGTACAGAAAATTTGTGCTAAAAAGCGGTTCTTGAGCTCTGCTAGGGAAAGGGTGAACCCTGCACCTTTGAACTTGTGAAATTGCTTAAATCCCACAAGGACGCTGCAGAGCCAAAGTTCAAGCAGTGATGCCTTGGTTATTTATGCCTTATCTCCTCAATCACGCATATGCTTCCTTCAAGCTGATACCTTCTACCCATGCCATGACCATCCAAATAGAATTTGACAGGTGGATAATTGGTTGGTATTGCGGGAACTAACTTATCTTGTAAAGATATTGTGAGAACCAATAATAGCTTTTTGAGCTTAGTTGCTGCATGACATGCTGGTGCAGCAAACTTTTCATTCGTCCTTTGAAAATATGATGGAGAAAACTCCGAGATCGATATTCGTTCATCTTTATCTTGCAGAAAACTTTTGGAGAATACACAGAAAGAACAGCTTTTGAGAGACCACTTACTAGTGGTGTTGCGTATGCTTTAAAAGTACCTCACTCAGAGAGGGAGCAATTCGAGAAGCAACATGGGTGGACAATAAAGAAAATGGAATCTGTCGATCAGACACTTGTACAGGACTACATACTGGATAGGCTGGACCCGGCACCTATTCAAGCTGAGTACGCACCTGTTGTATTTTCTCAAGAAACTGTCTCTCACATAGTCTCCATTGACATGATGTCTGGAAAGGTGGGTCGAGTAAGACTAATGTGTTTTATTGCTTTCCTCATCTTTTTATCTTTAATGAGCAACTTGCTCTAACTTTTGATGTTGCATGTTATTGTCCTTGACTACTGATGATGTCCTGATGAGTATATTTACTTAGCAGGAGTGTTTGAAACATTAAATTGTGTTAGTAGTTAGTAGAAAACATGCTAATACACACTAACTGCACTTGTAACTTCAGGGGAATCCCATCAAGTTTGGTAACTTGTTGGACTATTCTTGTATAACACGTTGCTTTTGCTGCAAATACAGGAAGATCAGGAGAATATATTGCGGGCTAGGGCATCTGGGAAGGGAGTACTGACTTCTCCCTTCAAGCTTCTGAAGTCGAATCACCTTGGTGTTGTACTAACTTTTGCTGTATATGATAGAGAACTCCCTGCTGATTCTACAGTTGAGCAACGTATTGAAGCAACAGTGGGGTAGGTGTGACTTGATGGTTTGGTAAATTTGTTCTTTTGATGCAAGTAAATGCATTAAGGCTATGTTTTCCATCTCTTAGCTATTTGGGCGCATCTTATGATGTACCCTCCCTCGTTGAGAAGCTTCTGCACCAGTTGGCTAGCAAGCAAACGATTGTTGTAAATGTCTACGACACAACCAATGAATCTGCACCAATCAATATGTATGGTGCTGACGTTATTGACACTGGACTTGTGCACGTTAGTAACCTTGATTTTGGGGATCCACTTCGGAGACACGAGATGCAGTGCAGGTACATCTCTTTACTAAATAAGTGTTCATATTGCCGCATACTTGGGGCATCACATGGTTACAAGGGCTGTTAGTGTGTAGGTTCAAGCAGAGACGTCCTTTGCCGTGGACTGCAATAAATGCATCAGTGGGAGTGCTGGTCATCACGTTGCTTGTCGGCCATATCTTTCATGCAGCTATTAATCGAATTGCTAAGGTGGAGGAGGACTATCAAAAGATGATGGAGCTGAAAAGTCGTGCCGAGGCTGCAGATGTGGCAAAATCTCAGGTGCACTTTGTTTCTGTTTCTCTAAATTGACCATTTCTAAgttcttcttgtttttcctcAACATGCGTATCTATTTATTAATAGAAATCTACTTTCTCACCAAAAATGTGGGTGGCATCTTCGAATGATTTCTCTTATACTGTAACATAGGTACTGCTATGATAAGTACCCTGTACTGAGTTtcctcttttctgtttttctcgcTGCAGTTTCTTGCGACTGTTTCCCACGAGATTAGAACTCCTATGAATGGTGTTTTAGGTAAGTAAAAGTTCTTTGGAAATACAATCCAATTGCTGATCTGACTGAAACATTGACAATGGGCTAAAATAATGTTCCAGGCATGCTGCAAATGCTTATGGATACAAATCTCGATGCAAATCAACAGGATTTTGCCCAAACTGCTCATGAATGTGGAAAAGATTTGATATCTTTGATCAGTGAGGTTCTTGATCAGGCCAAGATTGAATCTGGACGTCTCGAGCTAGAAGAAGTGCCTTTTGATCTTCGTTCTGTTCTCGATAACGTGCTGTCACTTTTTTCAAGCAGATCTAATGATAAAGGAATTGAGGTAAGCACccagtcattttccttttccaatgaATCATCTGTAGCTGTTTCATGCAAAATCTTACAGGAGCTTGGTTTGTCTCTTGTGAT is a genomic window containing:
- the LOC115730439 gene encoding LOW QUALITY PROTEIN: histidine kinase 2-like (The sequence of the model RefSeq protein was modified relative to this genomic sequence to represent the inferred CDS: inserted 1 base in 1 codon) codes for the protein MSLSPLVGFVLRLSGLFVEXPMVKMHPNGKLAGSNGKLQASFNLNKVNEPIKGPNCMEIWRRKLIFFFVLLMVASGVVWFFLAIGESSLVGKAKSPELREEKARIFVQHFNVSKNQLHSLASLLGDSKQVAYVQCSKLLKETGKEMTFINGCACSLKVVCSEYLHLLKQQVLDGEDAELEDHCPVQPENLSWEDHLSMLQEKSIATASLSEISFRSVDNPNVLEDISQARHKGNHAGDSCRTRSFGLVKGCWWVIVVMMLMCKMCGFSLRVWRDQTQKTVKPMPVSQLLLQQRQQQQNHSSSKSAGRWRKKLLIVFVLLGVITSFWLFWHLYAKNILRREETLANMCDERARMLQDQFNVSMNHVHALAILVSTFHHGKQPSAIDQKTFGEYTERTAFERPLTSGVAYALKVPHSEREQFEKQHGWTIKKMESVDQTLVQDYILDRLDPAPIQAEYAPVVFSQETVSHIVSIDMMSGKEDQENILRARASGKGVLTSPFKLLKSNHLGVVLTFAVYDRELPADSTVEQRIEATVGYLGASYDVPSLVEKLLHQLASKQTIVVNVYDTTNESAPINMYGADVIDTGLVHVSNLDFGDPLRRHEMQCRFKQRRPLPWTAINASVGVLVITLLVGHIFHAAINRIAKVEEDYQKMMELKSRAEAADVAKSQFLATVSHEIRTPMNGVLGMLQMLMDTNLDANQQDFAQTAHECGKDLISLISEVLDQAKIESGRLELEEVPFDLRSVLDNVLSLFSSRSNDKGIEVAVYVSDRVPEIVIGDPGRFRQIITNLVGNSIKFTHEGHIFVSVHLAEEGCSQHDFRDAEMRLSSNLVEDTSDKTFNTLSGFRVVDRRKSWERFKKLNRPDQIDVNKSVDILVTVEDTGVGIARDAQSRIFTPFVQADSSTSRTYGGTGIGLSISKCLVDLMHGEIGFVSEPGTGSTFAFTVPFAKCEMNCFDKWQNYDPIISEFQGLRALVIDKRSIRAEVTRYHLERLRISVAIACSLMSACTYLSNSSSPREQSDFDMVLIDKDVWDMQTGLEFNIARWKHRQNGNNGVSIRPKIFLLATSKIPIERSKLKLANLVDNVLIKPLRLSVMISFFREALGHGKKRLSDRRKVSSLGILLKGRRILVVDDNLVNRRVAEGALKKCGAIVTCVGSGNDALAMLRPPHDFAACFMDLQMPEMDGFEATRQIRNLEMEFNAKIASGEASSDAFHSAVHWHTPILAMTADVIPATHEKCLKCGMDDYVSKPFEEEQLYSAVARFFESG